In a genomic window of Salmo trutta chromosome 32, fSalTru1.1, whole genome shotgun sequence:
- the LOC115170506 gene encoding transmembrane protein 100: MGCTTGKLACHTPPQPPGAPAPGQDNQALSQLEAQGPKVPEVLSSLERLSQATGGMEKSWYRCIFPFGIISLVIGVSGTAVTYTYNDLPLTKVVTVVLLIAGLVLTLTAAACWTVHKRKKRKKKERASGAGGGAGGGGGGGGSSFTSEQCPL; encoded by the coding sequence ATGGGCTGCACCACTGGCAAACTGGCCTGCCATACTCCACCCCAGCCCCCAGGAGCCCCGGCCCCTGGACAAGACAATCAGGCCCTGAGCCAGCTGGAAGCTCAGGGGCCCAAAGTCCCGGAGGTCCTATCCAGTCTGGAGCGCCTTTCCCAGGCCACGGGCGGCATGGAGAAGTCCTGGTATCGCTGCATCTTCCCCTTTGGCATCATCTCGTTGGTGATCGGTGTGTCGGGCACGGCTGTTACTTACACATACAACGACCTGCCCCTGACCAAAGTGGTGACGGTAGTGTTGCTTATAGCCGGCCTGGTGCTGACACTGACCGCCGCCGCCTGCTGGACGGTCCAcaagagaaagaagaggaaaaagaaagagagggcCTCAGGAGCCGGAGGAGGagccggaggaggaggaggaggaggagggagctcCTTTACCTCAGAGCAGTGCCCTTTGTGA